Proteins from one Setaria italica strain Yugu1 chromosome V, Setaria_italica_v2.0, whole genome shotgun sequence genomic window:
- the LOC101757713 gene encoding putative 4-hydroxy-4-methyl-2-oxoglutarate aldolase 2: MASLPLATAEACDANAGLILNGDLRALQPIFRIYGRRQIFAGPVVTLKIFEDNVLLREFLEEKGHERVLVVDAGGSMRCAVLGGNLAQLAQNNGWAGIVINGCIRDVDEINGCDVGVRALNSHPMKSNKKGVGEKHVPVTFAGTRICDGEWLYADSDGILLSTSELTV; this comes from the coding sequence ATGGCTTCCTTGCCATTGGCCACCGCcgaagcatgtgatgctaatgCTGGTTTAATTCTGAATGGCGATCTTCGTGCCCTCCAACCAATCTTCCGTATCTACGGAAGGCGGCAGATTTTTGCTGGCCCTGTTGTAACACTGAAGATCTTCGAGGACAATGTTCTGCTGCGTGAGTTCCTCGAGGAGAAAGGTCACGAAAGGGTCCTGGTGGTCGATGCTGGTGGGAGCATGCGGTGTGCTGTTTTGGGCGGCAACCTCGCCCAGCTAGCACAGAACAATGGGTGGGCTGGCATTGTGATCAATGGCTGCATCAGGGATGTCGATGAGATCAATGGCTGCGACGTTGGTGTCCGGGCTCTAAACTCGCACCCAATGAAGTCGAACAAGAAAGGTGTGGGCGAGAAGCATGTCCCTGTTACTTTTGCAGGAACCAGAATATGCGACGGTGAGTGGCTCTATGCTGATTCTGATGGCATCCTTCTCTCAACGTCGGAATTGACCGTGTAG